From Hippoglossus stenolepis isolate QCI-W04-F060 chromosome 4, HSTE1.2, whole genome shotgun sequence, a single genomic window includes:
- the barx2 gene encoding homeobox protein BarH-like 2, whose translation MHCQAELRLSSPGQLKAARRRYKTFMIDEILSKETCDYFEKLSLYSVCPSLIVRPKPLHSCSGSSSLRAYPLLSVITRQPPNMPPHLPQPQSPGGVPSHLSLLSPQHPRGSEPSPSQTPLSISSESETERSTPRLKKPRRSRTIFTELQLMGLEKKFQKQKYLSTPDRLDLAQSLGLTQLQVKTWYQNRRMKWKKMVLKGGHEAPTKPKGRPKKNSIPTTEEIEAEERRMKMEEEEEQKMSREADKVALAGRAEASQLEPQDLSSDTHSAARALEESEREVPLLKPSETHADS comes from the exons ATGCACTGTCAAGCCGAGCTGAGGCTCTCCTCCCCCGGGCAGCTGAAGGCGGCCAGGCGGCGCTACAAGACGTTCATGATAGACGAAATCCTCTCCAAGGAGACTTGTGATTATTTTGAGAAGCTCTCTCTCTACTCGGTGTGTCCTTCTCTCATTGTCCGGCCCAAGCCTCTCCACTCATGTTCGG GCTCCTCATCGCTTCGGGCCTACCCGCTCCTCTCGGTGATCACACGGCAGCCTCCCAACATGCCCCCGCACCTCCCCCAGCCACAGTCTCCAGGCGGGGTCCCCTCGCACCTGTCCCTGCTCTCCCCGCAGCATCCGCGGGGGTCCGAGCCATCGCCCAGCCAGACGCCCCTCAGCATCAGCAGCGAGTCGGAGACGGAGCGCAGCACACCCCGCCTGAAGAAGCCACGCCGCAGCCGCACCATCTTCACCGAGCTCCAGCTGATGGGCCTGGAGAAGAAGTTCCAGAAGCAGAAGTACCTCTCCACGCCAGACAG GTTAGACCTGGCCCAGTCACTTGGCCTCACACAGCTCCAGGTGAAAACATGGTACCAAAACAGGCGTATGAAGTGGAAGAAAATG GTGCTCAAAGGAGGTCACGAGGCCCCGACTAAGCCCAAGGGAAGACCCAAGAAGAACTCCATTCCCACCACGGAGGAGATAGAGGCTGAGGAGCGaaggatgaagatggaggaggaggaggagcagaagatgaGCCGGGAGGCTGACAAGGTGGCGTTGGCTGGCAGAGCGGAGGCGTCTCAGCTGGAACCTCAAGATCTCAGTTCAGACACTCACAGTGCGGCCAGAGCGCTGGAGGAATCTGAGCGAGAGGTGCCGCTCCTCAAGCCATCAGAGACTCACGCAGACAGCTAA